In Sphingobacterium thalpophilum, a genomic segment contains:
- the nuoH gene encoding NADH-quinone oxidoreductase subunit NuoH — MLETILHILVPIAIFTFIAAFTLFAVYAERKIAGFVQDRLGPMETGKYGSLQTIADILKLLQKELITPSSADKILFRVAPIVIFVAVFTGFAVIPWAKDFIPADTHTGLFFIMAIISIDALGILMAGWGSNNKYSLLGSMRAIAQMVSYEIPVGLSLITVVMLTQTLNLNEIAIGQGILTNGSIKFLGLWEVNEIGGLFAWNIFQAPHLIITYIIFFIATLAECNRAPFDIPEAESELVGGFHTEYGGIQFAFIFLAEYAMMFLVSMLGVVLFLGAWNTPLPNIGAIRLADWTTGLVWGIFWTLAKSLFIVGIQMWIRWTLPRLRADQLMSLCWKVLTPLAFLCMAISAIWRILVIA, encoded by the coding sequence TTGTTAGAAACAATACTACATATCTTGGTTCCCATTGCTATTTTCACCTTTATAGCAGCTTTCACCTTGTTTGCAGTATATGCCGAGCGAAAGATCGCAGGATTTGTACAAGATCGCTTAGGACCGATGGAAACAGGGAAGTATGGCAGTCTCCAAACGATCGCCGACATTCTCAAATTATTACAAAAAGAATTAATTACCCCCTCATCAGCCGATAAAATTCTCTTTAGAGTTGCCCCTATCGTTATTTTCGTGGCTGTATTTACAGGTTTTGCCGTTATTCCCTGGGCCAAAGATTTTATTCCAGCGGATACGCATACGGGTCTGTTCTTCATAATGGCCATCATCTCCATTGATGCTTTGGGCATTTTAATGGCTGGTTGGGGATCTAACAACAAATATTCTTTATTAGGCTCCATGCGTGCCATAGCACAGATGGTGTCCTATGAAATTCCGGTAGGCCTCTCCCTAATTACGGTCGTTATGCTAACCCAAACCCTAAATTTGAATGAAATCGCTATTGGACAGGGCATCCTAACCAATGGAAGCATTAAATTCTTGGGCCTTTGGGAAGTCAATGAGATTGGGGGCCTCTTCGCCTGGAATATTTTTCAGGCTCCACATTTGATTATCACCTACATCATATTCTTTATCGCAACCCTTGCCGAGTGTAATCGTGCTCCCTTTGATATCCCGGAAGCCGAATCTGAATTGGTCGGTGGCTTCCATACAGAATATGGCGGGATACAATTTGCCTTTATCTTTTTGGCGGAGTATGCCATGATGTTTTTGGTATCGATGTTGGGGGTTGTTCTCTTCTTAGGAGCTTGGAATACACCGTTACCAAACATAGGTGCGATCCGTTTGGCCGATTGGACCACAGGCTTAGTGTGGGGAATATTTTGGACATTAGCCAAATCATTGTTTATTGTTGGTATCCAAATGTGGATTCGATGGACATTACCGCGGTT
- a CDS encoding citrate synthase: MSDKASINLDGTSYDLPVIVGTENEKAVDISKLRDLSGFITLDPGYKNTGATKSAITFLDGEKGILRYRGYPIEQLAEKSTFLEVAYLLIYGELPKKEVLEKFRADIKKQMMIHEDMKNFFAGFPSKSHPMGQLSCLVGALSAFYPESLNPNLTDEEEDQTIINLLAKMPTIVSWIQKKSLGHPVVYPKNNLGYIDNFLNMLFGEVNDEKTFDPVVIDAMHKLLILHADHEQNCSTSTVRIVGSSNANLYASVASGINALWGPLHGGANQAVIEMLEAIKNDGGDAEKYLAKAKDKNDPFRLMGFGHRVYKNFDPRAKIIKKACDDILEKLGVQDPVLDIAKKLEEAALNDQYFIDRKLYPNVDFYSGIIYRALGFKADMFTVLFALGRLPGWIAQWKEMRENKEPIGRPRQVYVGHTERDYVEFSNR; this comes from the coding sequence ATGTCAGATAAAGCATCTATAAATTTAGACGGCACTTCGTATGACCTACCGGTCATTGTCGGTACTGAAAATGAAAAAGCAGTTGATATTTCCAAATTAAGAGATCTAAGCGGATTTATTACGTTAGACCCAGGATACAAAAATACAGGTGCAACGAAAAGTGCGATTACTTTCCTTGATGGTGAAAAAGGCATATTGAGATATAGAGGATATCCAATTGAACAATTGGCAGAGAAATCGACTTTCTTGGAAGTTGCTTATTTGTTGATTTATGGAGAGCTTCCCAAAAAAGAGGTATTGGAAAAATTCAGAGCTGACATCAAAAAGCAAATGATGATTCATGAAGATATGAAGAACTTCTTCGCTGGATTCCCATCCAAATCTCACCCAATGGGCCAACTTTCGTGTTTAGTAGGCGCATTGTCGGCATTTTATCCAGAATCTTTAAATCCAAACTTAACAGACGAAGAAGAAGATCAAACGATCATCAATCTTTTGGCAAAAATGCCAACAATCGTTTCCTGGATTCAAAAGAAATCATTAGGTCATCCTGTTGTTTATCCCAAAAATAATCTTGGCTATATTGACAACTTCCTAAACATGCTGTTTGGAGAAGTGAATGATGAAAAAACATTTGATCCTGTTGTCATTGACGCCATGCACAAATTGTTGATTTTACATGCTGATCATGAGCAAAACTGTTCGACATCTACTGTTCGTATCGTTGGTTCATCCAATGCAAACCTTTATGCATCTGTTGCATCAGGTATCAATGCATTATGGGGACCATTACATGGTGGTGCAAACCAAGCCGTAATCGAGATGTTGGAGGCCATTAAAAATGATGGTGGTGATGCTGAAAAATATCTTGCTAAAGCAAAAGACAAAAACGACCCTTTCCGTCTAATGGGATTCGGTCACCGCGTTTATAAAAACTTCGACCCTCGTGCTAAGATCATCAAAAAAGCATGTGATGATATCTTGGAGAAATTAGGCGTTCAAGATCCGGTATTGGATATCGCTAAAAAGCTTGAAGAAGCAGCATTGAATGACCAATATTTCATCGACAGAAAACTTTATCCAAATGTTGACTTCTATTCAGGTATCATCTACCGTGCATTAGGTTTCAAAGCAGATATGTTTACCGTATTATTTGCTTTAGGCCGTCTACCGGGATGGATTGCACAATGGAAAGAAATGCGCGAAAACAAAGAGCCTATCGGTCGTCCTAGACAAGTTTACGTTGGCCACACAGAACGCGACTACGTTGAATTTTCAAATCGTTAA
- a CDS encoding SPFH domain-containing protein, whose product MGLFNLFNNQLSEVIEWKNQDPRLLWYKFPSERNEIKNSSKLILAPGQGCILVYEGKGENLLTEPGTYNLKTDNHPFFTTLARLRQNFESEHKLYIYFFRTAAIVNQSWGTGTPIKYIDPHYNLPIEIGLNGTFSYLIKEPVHFYKNILANQNTVNTAVIQDIINNRIPQQIIAQIAQKKLGYNEIDSQLGLLSSDIKTAVEQDFKDLGLDVTDFKILGTQFDANTQRRIGEIADLTTQNQAAQQAGLSYVELEKLRALRDAAKNEGGIAGVGAQLGVGMELGKQFDLQKEEIKDHIQQEGDFVEKLQKLQLLLRENIITQEEFDTLKKQILNKI is encoded by the coding sequence ATGGGACTATTTAATCTTTTTAACAACCAACTTTCTGAAGTCATCGAGTGGAAAAACCAAGACCCTCGATTATTGTGGTATAAATTCCCATCCGAAAGGAATGAGATCAAAAATTCCAGCAAGCTGATCCTCGCTCCAGGGCAGGGCTGCATCCTTGTGTATGAGGGAAAAGGTGAAAACCTGCTGACCGAACCAGGAACGTACAACCTCAAAACGGACAACCATCCCTTCTTTACCACTTTAGCGCGTTTACGGCAGAATTTTGAATCCGAACATAAGCTTTACATCTACTTTTTTCGCACAGCCGCTATCGTCAATCAATCCTGGGGAACCGGAACACCTATTAAATATATCGACCCCCATTACAATTTACCAATAGAAATCGGCTTGAATGGTACATTCTCTTACCTGATCAAGGAACCAGTGCATTTCTATAAAAACATTTTAGCAAATCAAAATACGGTCAACACAGCTGTCATTCAAGACATCATCAATAATCGGATCCCACAACAAATTATTGCGCAGATTGCACAAAAGAAACTAGGTTATAATGAGATTGACAGCCAACTGGGGCTGCTATCCAGCGATATCAAAACTGCAGTTGAACAAGACTTTAAGGATCTTGGGCTCGATGTTACGGATTTCAAAATCTTAGGAACTCAATTTGACGCCAATACTCAACGAAGAATCGGAGAAATCGCAGATTTGACCACCCAAAACCAAGCGGCACAGCAGGCAGGCTTAAGCTATGTTGAACTGGAAAAATTACGGGCGCTACGCGATGCAGCTAAAAATGAAGGCGGGATCGCCGGTGTAGGCGCACAACTGGGTGTCGGTATGGAACTCGGAAAACAGTTTGACCTTCAAAAAGAGGAAATCAAAGATCATATTCAGCAAGAGGGCGACTTTGTCGAGAAACTTCAAAAGCTGCAGCTGCTGCTCCGTGAAAACATCATTACCCAAGAAGAATTCGATACGCTCAAAAAACAGATCCTCAATAAAATATAA
- a CDS encoding BlaI/MecI/CopY family transcriptional regulator, with protein MEKLTAQEEQAMQSIWSLNGGFIKEILDNIKGEKMPYTTLASTVKNLERKDFVKAVRYANAKRYEPMVSEEDYKAKFMNSFVGDYFKNSYKEMVSFFVQEEKLTADELKEIMDMIKHNKS; from the coding sequence ATGGAAAAATTAACAGCACAGGAAGAGCAGGCAATGCAATCTATTTGGAGTCTCAATGGAGGTTTTATAAAAGAGATTTTGGATAATATCAAGGGTGAAAAGATGCCTTATACCACCTTGGCTTCAACAGTAAAGAATCTGGAACGTAAAGATTTTGTGAAAGCAGTACGTTATGCCAATGCCAAGCGCTATGAACCGATGGTGAGTGAAGAAGATTATAAAGCGAAATTTATGAATTCCTTTGTGGGCGATTATTTTAAAAATTCCTATAAGGAGATGGTATCTTTTTTTGTGCAGGAAGAAAAACTAACGGCTGATGAATTAAAGGAAATTATGGACATGATTAAGCATAATAAATCTTAA